In Cottoperca gobio chromosome 1, fCotGob3.1, whole genome shotgun sequence, a genomic segment contains:
- the usp34 gene encoding LOW QUALITY PROTEIN: ubiquitin carboxyl-terminal hydrolase 34 (The sequence of the model RefSeq protein was modified relative to this genomic sequence to represent the inferred CDS: deleted 1 base in 1 codon; substituted 1 base at 1 genomic stop codon) yields the protein MCENCAELVEVLNEISDADGSEGGFQLKKEHALRVLGYISSWTQRQCLCCFKEYKHLEVFNQLVYALINLVIAQISSLRDRLCSVQDHTHKGGVSGAEGGSEWSGAEAAPGRLPQPSSPGEDEPVNVERDSAEEDADAPDHNQNKTQGQGANQPCEAQMEALGPGESSSDSQDPFSSWSTEEREKLLLCAAKIFQIQFPLYTAYKHNTHPTIEDISAHESNILGSFCDMNDVEVPLHLLRYVCLFCGKHGLSLMKECFESGTPESLPFPIAHAFITIVSNIRIWLHIPAVMQHIIPFRTYVIRYLCKLSDQELRQSAARNMADLMWSTVKEPLDSALCFDKESLDLAFKYFMSPTLTMRLAGLSQITNQLHTFNDVCNNESLVSDTETSIAKELADWLIHNNVVEHIFGPNLHIEIIKQCQVILNFLAAEGRLSTQHVDCIWAAAQLKHCSRYIHDLFPSLIKNLDPVPLRHVLNLVSGLHPSAHTEQTLYLASMLIKALWNNALAAKAQLSKQSSFASLLNTNIPMGNKKGSPAASPDSSDNSDTQHSGGSDMEMDDQMMTGSKRSQQRLSDTEESMQGSSDETANSVEEGSSGPGSSSGRSEASSNEAASSRASQSAGSPGSEMHSDDMADSEALKEEEEDDDEEDDEDDDDDDDDDDDEGNRSAAEGGHQKEPREQMESRKRKAGEALGEGAGPSCSGGGAKSKVLPFNPETSSVMVTAASASLEGRMRMLDACSALSSARPDGTEPQQQPPDIGPSQVVQGPQEPPCLPRPGDFLGEAMGSEIFNCRRFIGPHHHHHHHHHHHEGPMVEDMLSADDVSCSSSQVSAKSEKNMADFDGEESGCEEELVQINSHAELSSHLQQHLPNLASIYHEHLVQGPAVHKHQYSNSHAVTDINLDNVCKKGNTLLWDLVQDEDAIHLSEGLINEAEKLLCSLVCWFTDRQIRMRFIEGCLDNLAHHRSVVVSLRLLPKLFGTFQQFGSSYDTHWITMWAEKELHMMKLFFDNLQHYIQEVREHQHKFALYSHSAEVQVRLQFLTCVFSTLGSPDHFRLSLEQVDILWHCLVEDAECYDDALHWFLNQVRSKDQHAMGMETYKHLFLEKMPQLKPETISMTGLNLFQHLCNLARLATSALDNASSCELCGMDQLWGIALRAQSADISRAAIQYINSYYINAGKTGLEKEQEFIRKCMESLLMASANLEKDALSSLTSIERGLLMLKTHLEAFRRRFAYHLRQWQIEGTGISSHLKALSDKQSLPLRIVCQPAGLPDKMTIEMYPSDQVADLRAEVTHWYENLQKEQMNQQAQLQEFGQSGRQPGDFPGGLMGPVRMISSGHELTTDYDEKTLHELGFKDMQMVFVSLGAPRRERKGEGVQLPASCLPPPQKEHIPMLLLLQEPHLTTLFDLLEMLACFKPPXPQHGESARCEELHLHAENLSRRVWELLMLLPTCPKMLQAFQNISDDTNGEGLCWKELLRIKSPHKLLYALEIIESLGKPNRRIHRESTGSYSDLYPDSDDSSEDQIENSKNTWSCKFVSSGGLQLLLEIFNSGILEPKDQESWTVWLLDCLACLLKLICQFAVDPADLDLAYHDVFSWSGLADSQRKRAWPGKSRKSTVEHGKGLHIPRLTEVFLSLAQGTNLIQRLINVAYTYDNLAHRVLKAQSDHRSRHEVTHYSMWLLVSWAHCSSTVKSSLADSDHLHDWLKKLTLLVPEPAVRHEACNGLYKLSLSGLEGGESINRSFLLLAASTLLKFLPDAQALKPLRVEDYEEEPLLRTGCKEYFWLLCKLIDNIHVKDASQTTLLDLDALARHLADCIRSREILDQQDGMIEDDGLTGLLRLATSVLKHKPPFKFSREGQEFLRDVHNLLFLLPSLADRAQPKCKSHAARAAAYDLLVETVKGSVENYRLLHNWVMSQHMQASHAPYKWDYWPHDDVRAECRFVGLTNLGATCYLASTIQQLYMIPEARQAVFTAKYAEDIKHKTTLLELQKMFTYLMESERKAYNPRPFCKTYTMDKQPLNTGEQKDMTEFFTDLITKIEEMSQELKNTVKTLFGGVITNNVVSLDCDHVSQTAEEFYTVRCQVADMKNIYESLDEVTIKDTLEGDNMYTCSQCGKKVRAEKRACFKKLPRILSFNTMRYTFNMVTMMKEKVNTHFSFPLRLDMTPYTEDFLMGKGERKEGFREEGEAKVTESYEYDLIGVTVHTGTADGGHYYSFIRDIVNPHAYKNNKWYLFNDAEVKPFDSAQLASECFGGEMTTKTYDSVTDKFMDFSFEKTHSAYMLFYKRVELEEENGKDFSFDVSPDLLEWIWHDNMQFLQDKNIFEHTYFGFMWQLCSSIPSTLPDPKAVSLMTAKLSTSFVLETFIHSKEKPTMLQWIELLTKQFNNSQAACEWFLDRMADDNWWPMQILIKCPNQIVRQMFQRLCIHVIQRLRPVHAHLYLQPGMEDGSDDMDGPVEDIGSRSCVTRFVKTLLSIMEHGVKPHSKHLTEYFAFLYEFAKMGEEESQFLLSLQAISIMVHFYMGTKGPENPQVEVLSEEEGEEEDEEEDILSLAEEKYRPAALEKMIALIALLVEQSRSERHLTLSQSDMAALTGGKGFPFLFQHIRDGINIRQTCNLIFSLCRYNNRLAEHIVSMLFTSIAKLTPEAANPFFKLLTMLMEFAGGPPGMPSFASYILQRIWEVIEYNPSQCLDWLAVQTPRNKLAHSWVLQNMENWVERFLLAHNYPRVRTSAAYLLVSLIPSNSFRQMFRSTRSLHLPTRELPLSPDTTVVLHQVYNLLLGLLGRAKLYVDASVHGTTKLVQYFSFMTYCLISKTEKLMFSGYFMDLWNLFQPKLSEPAIATNHNKQALLSFWYNMCVDCPENVRLVVQNPVVTKNIAFNYILADHDDQEVVLFNRGMLPAYYGILRMCCEQSPAFTRQLASHQNIQWAFKNLTPHASQYPGAVEELFNLMQLFVAQRADMREEELEDVKQFKKTTISCYLRCLDGRSCWTTLISAFRVLLENDEDRLLVVFNRGLILMTESFNTLHMMYHEATACHVTGDLVELLSIFLSVLKATRPYLQRKDVKQALIQWQERIDFAHKLLTLLNSYSPPELRNACLDVLKELVLLSPHDFLHTLVPFLQHNHCTYHHSNIPMSFGPYLPCRENIKLMGAKNNIRPPRPELNMCLLPSMVESSKGKDEVYDRMLLDYFLSYHQFSHLLCRVAINCEKFTETLVKLSVLIAYEGLPLHLAIFPKLWTELCQSQSVLAKTCVKLLCEDPAFSEYIKCILMDERTFLNNNVAYSFLTCFLHKVQVLSGPSCSNLIGVLVTNLLSEQSSLQPELAAHRLELSKTSGLLNAELRALVLLLSVQPPQAVDPALCPALQELLGRCRVCVQQRSALELEAKDHKAKAEDEGATPVKRRRVSCDDDRAGDAAVASTSSALPPCSEQKPDHQEALTPTSTSDTETRDSSSLIDPGTEQDPPSPDPGHASSGNLDSSPKEEKMEASSSSSSSFSSSSSSLLQEAGEGFVQGEEPDLPRHVAAGEDEEVEQREGGRGEATSAQSEEVQVEKEAGSKNSGSSVPPLSEDAAYPSSLGLVGEGPEGCSSHASSSSSQAFPSAGSPPDMLDMLYRTVEATIAIVTKLSVKGPPSS from the exons ACAATGTCTCTGCTGCTTCAAGGAGTACAAGCACCTGGAGGTCTTTAATCAGCTGGTCTACGCCCTCATCAACCTGGTCATCGCTCAGATCAGCAGCCTGAGAGACCGCCTCTGCAGCGTCCAGGATCACACTCATAAAGGAGGCGTGTCTGGGGCTGAGGGGGGGTCTGAATGGAGCGGAGCCGAGGCTGCACCCGGGCGCCTCCCTCAGCCGTCCTCACCCGGGGAGGACGAACCTGTAAATgtggagagagactctgccgaAGAGGATGCCGACGCCCCGGACCATAACCAGAATAAGACCCAGGGTCAGGGGGCCAACCAGCCGTGTGAAGCCCAGATGGAGGCACTGGGGCCCGGGGAGA GCAGCAGCGACAGCCAGGACCCGTTCAGCTCCTGGagcacagaggagagggagaaactgCTGTTGTGTGCCGCCAAGATCTTCCAGATCCAGTTCCCCCTCTACACAGcctacaaacacaacacacaccccACCATAGAG GATATATCTGCTCATGAAAGCAACATCCTCGGCTCCTTCTGCGACATGAAC GACGTGGAGGTGCCTCTGCATCTGCTGCGCTAcgtctgtctgttctgtggGAAGCACGGCCTCTCCCTGATGAAGGAGTGCTTCGAGTCGGGCACTCCGGAGAGCCTCCCCTTCCCCATCGCCCACGCCTTCATCACCATCGTCTCCAAC ATCCGAATATGGTTGCACATTCCTGCGGTCATGCAGCACATCATACCGTTCCGCACCTACGTCATCCG GTATCTGTGCAAGCTGTCGGACCAGGAGCTGCGGCAGAGCGCGGCCCGCAACATGGCCGACCTGATGTGGAGCACGGTGAAGGAGCCGCTGGACAGCGCGCTGTGCTTCGACAAGGAGAGCCTGGACCTCGCCTTCAAATACTTCATGTCCCCCACGCTCACCATGAGGCTGGCAGGACTCAGCCAAATCACC AACCAACTCCACACCTTCAATGACGTCTGCAACAACGAGTCACTGGTGTCCGACACAGAAAC GTCCATAGCGAAGGAACTTGCCGACTGGCTGATCCACAACAACGTGGTGGAGCACATATTCGGACCAAATTTGCACATTGAG atCATTAAACAATGCCAAGTGATCCTGAACTTCTTGGCTGCAGAGGGCCGACTCAGCACGCAGCATGTGGACTGTATTTGGGCGGCAGCTCAG CTGAAACACTGCAGCCGTTACATCCACGACCTTTTCCCTTCGCTCATCAAGAACCTGGACCCAGTGCCGCTCCGCCACGTCCTCAACCTGGTGTCAGGCCTGCACCCCAGCGCACACACCGAGCag aCGTTGTACCTGGCCTCCATGCTGATCAAGGCTCTGTGGAACAACGCGCTGGCAGCCAAGGCCCAGCTCTCCAAACAGAGCTCCTTCGCCTCCCTGCTCAACACGAACATCCCCATGGGCAACAAGAAAG GTTCACCGGCCGCCAGTCCGGACAGCAGTGACAACAGCGACACGCAACACAGCGGAGGCAGCGACATGGAGATGGACGACCAGATGATGACTGGCAGCAAGAGGAGCCAGCAGAGGCTGTCTGACAcagag GAGTCGATGCAGGGCAGCTCTGATGAGACGGCCAACAGTGTGGAGGAAGGCAGCAGCGGCCCGGGCAGCAGCAGCGGCCGCAGCGAGGCGTCCAGCAACGAAGCGGCCTCGAGCCGAGCCAGCCAATCGGCCGGGAGCCCCGGCAGTGAGATGCACTCTGACGACATGGCGGACAGCGAGGctctgaaggaggaggaggaggatgacgaCGAGGAAGACGATgaggacgatgatgatgatgacgatgatgacgaCGACGAGGGGAACCGGTCGGCTGCTGAAGGCGGGCATCAGAAGGAGCCCAGGGAGCAGATGGAATCGAGGAAGAGGAAGGCGGGGGAGGCACTTGGCGAGGGGGCGGGGCCCAGTTGTTCGGGGGGCGGGGCCAAGTCCAAGGTTCTCCCCTTCAACCCAGAGACTTCTTCCGTCATGGTTACAGCGGCGTCGGCGTCATTGGAGGGCCGGATGAGGATGTTGGACGCCTGTTCTGCGTTGTCGTCTGCTCGGCCCGATGGGACGGAGCCTCAGCAGCAGCCGCCGGACATCGGCCCCTCACAGGTGGTCCAGGGGCCCCAGGAGCCTCCGTGCCTGCCGCGGCCCGGGGACTTCCTGGGTGAGGCCATGGGCAGTGAGATCTTTAACTGCCGGCGCTTCATTGGcccccaccaccatcaccaccaccaccaccaccaccatgaAGG TCCCATGGTGGAGGACATGCTGAGTGCTGACGAcgtgagctgcagcagctcccagGTCAGCGCCAAGTCGGAGAAGAACATGGCCGACTTTGACGGCGAGGAGTCGGGCTGTGAGGAGGAGCTGGTCCAGATCAACTCCCACGCTGAGCTCAGCTCGCACCTCCAGCAGCACCTCCCCAACCTGGCCTCCATCTACCACGAGCACCTGGTGCAAG GTCCGGCCGTCCACAAGCACCAGTACTCCAATAGCCACGCTGTGACCGACATCAACCTGGACAACGTGTGTAAGAAGGGCAACACGCTGCTGTGGGACCTGGTGCAGGACGAGGACGCG ATCCATCTGTCGGAGGGTCTGATCAACGAAGCAGAGAAGCTGTTGTGTTCGCTCGTCTGCTGGTTCACCGACAGACAGATCCGAATGCGCTTCATCGAGGGTTGCCTCGACAACTTGGCCCACCACAG GTCTGTTGTGGTTTCTTTGCGTCTACTACCCAAACTTTTCGGCACTTTCCAGCAGTTTGGCTCCAGCTACGACACCCACTGGATCACCAT GTGGGCTGAGAAGGAGCTGCACATGATGAAGCTGTTCTTCGACAACCTGCAGCACTACATCCAGGAAGTGCGTGAACACCAGCACAAGTTTGCATT GTACAGCCACAGTGCGGAGGTCCAGGTCCGTCTGCAGTTCCTCACCTGCGTCTTCTCCACACTGGGATCACCAGACCATTTCA gactGAGTCTGGAGCAGGTGGACATCCTGTGGCACTGCCTGGTGGAGGACGCCGAGTGCTACGACGACGCTCTGCACTGGTTTCTCAATCAGGTCCGCAGCAAAGACCAGCATGCAATGGGCATGGAGACCTACAAACATCTTTTCCTGGAGAAG atgcCGCAGCTGAAGCCAGAGACCATCAGCATGACCGGCCTCAACCTCTTCCAACACCTCTGTAACTTAGCGCGCCTCGCCACGAGCGCACTGGACAACGCCTCCAGCTGTGAG ctGTGTGGGATGGACCAGCTGTGGGGGATCGCTCTGAGAGCGCAGTCTGCCGATATCAGCCGCGCCGCCATCCAGTACATCAACTCCTACTACATCAacg CTGGTAAGACGGGcctggagaaggagcaggagtTCATCAGGAAGTGTATGGAGAGTCTGCTGATGGCTTCAGCCAACCTGGAGAAGGACGCCCTCTCCAGCCTGACCAGCATCGAGAGGGGGCTGCTCATGCTCAAAACACACCTGGAGGCCTTTCGACGCAG GTTTGCGTACCACCTGCGGCAGTGGCAGATAGAGGGAACTGGAATCAGCAGCCACCTGAAGGCTCTGAGCGACAAACAATCTCTGCCGCTCAGGATCGTCTGTCAGCCCGCTGGACTCCCTGACAAG ATGACGATCGAGATGTACCCCAGCGACCAGGTAGCAGACCTGCGGGCTGAGGTGACCCACTGGTACGAGAACCTGCAGAAGGAGCAGATGAACCAGCAGGCTCAGCTGCAGGAGTTCGGCCAGAGCGGCCGGCAGCCGGGAGACTTCCCAG GAGGTTTGATGGGACCGGTCCGGATGATCTCCTCTGGCCACGAGCTGACCACAGACTACGACGAGAAGACTCTGCATGAGCTGGGATTCAAAGACATGCAG ATGGTGTTCGTATCGCTGGGAGCTCCtcggagggagaggaagggggagggCGTCCAGCTGCCGGCCTCCTGCCTGCCTCCTCCCCAGAAGGAGCACATCCCcatgctgctgctcctccaggaGCCTCACCTCACCACCCTGTTCGACCTGCTGGAGATGCTGGCCTGCTTCAAACCGCCCTAGCCCCAACACGGAGAA aGTGCACGGTGTGAGGAGCTTCACCTCCACGCAGAGAATCTGTCTCGTCGGGTTTGGgagctgctgatgctgctgcctaCATGTCCCAAGATGCTTCAGGCCTTCCAGAACATCTCAGACGACACG aatggGGAGGGTCTGTGCTGGAAGGAGCTGCTGAGGATTAAAAGTCCCCACAAGCTGCTGTACGCTCTGGAGATCATCGAGTCTCTGGGCAAACCCAACCGGCGCATCCACCGAGAATCCACT ggcaGCTACAGCGATCTGTATCCAGACTCTGACGACTCCAGTGAGGATCAGATAGAAAATAGCAAGAACACCTGGAGCTGCAAG tttgtttcGTCTGGAGGTCTGCAGCTtctcctggagatcttcaactcggGCATCCTGGAGCCCAAAGACCAGGAGTCCTGGACTGTG TGGCTGCTGGATTGTCTGGCCTGCCTGCTGAAGTTGATCTGCCAGTTTGCGGTGGACCCCGCAGACCTGGACCTGGCCTACCACGACGTCTTCTCCTGGTCCGGCCTCGCCGACAGCCAACGCAAACGGGCGTGGCCGGGCAAATCCCGCAAGTCCACCGTAGAGCACGGCAAAGGCCTGCACATCCCTCGGCTCACCGAG GTGTTCCTCAGCCTCGCGCAGGGCACCAACCTCATCCAACGCCTGATCAACGTGGCCTACACGTACGACAACCTGGCGCACAG AGTTCTGAAGGCTCAGTCTGACCACAGGTCTCGTCATGAAG tGACTCACTACTCCATGTGGCTGCTGGTGAGCTGGGCTCACTGCTCCTCCACCGTGAAGTCCAGTCTGGCCGACAGCGACCACCTTCATGACTGGCTGAAGAAACTCACCCTGCTGGTGCCCGAG CCGGCTGTGAGGCACGAGGCGTGTAACGGCCTCTACAAGCTCTCTCTGTCGGGTCTGGAGGGCGGAGAGTCCATCAACAGATCCTTCCTGCTGCTCGCCGCTTCCACGCTCCTCAAGTTCCTGCCTGACGCACAGGCCCTCAAACCACTCAGG GTGGAGGACTACGAAGAGGAGCCTCTGTTGAGGACGGGCTGTAAGGAATACTTCTGGCTGCTCTGTAAACTCATCGACAACATCCACGTGAAAGACGCCAGCCAG ACCACCCTGCTGGACCTGGACGCTCTCGCCCGACACCTCGCCGACTGCATCCGGAG ccgTGAGATCCTGGACCAGCAGGACGGCATGATCGAGGACGACGGGCTGACCGGCCTCCTACGTCTCGCCACCAGCGTCCTGAAACACAAGCCTCCCTTCAAGTTCTCCCGTGAGGGTCAGGAGTTCCTGCGGGACGTCCAcaacctcctcttcctcctgcccaGCCTGGCAGACCGCGCTCAGCCCAAATGCAAGTCCCACGCTGCCCGGGCCGCCGCCTACGACCTGCTGGTGGAGACGGTGAAGGGCTCGGTGGAGAACTACCGGCTGCTCCACAACTGGGTCATGTCCCAGCACATGCAAG CCTCTCACGCTCCGTACAAGTGGGACTACTGGCCCCACGACGATGTCCGGGCCGAGTGCCGCTTCGTGGGTCTGACTAACCTGGGAGCCACATGTTACCTGGCCTCCACCATCCAGCAGCTCTACATGATCCCCGAGGCCCGCCAGGCCGTCTTCACTGCCAAG tacgCTGAGGACATCAAACACAAGACCACgctgctggagctgcagaaGATGTTCACATATCTAATG GAGAGCGAGAGGAAAGCGTACAACCCCCGGCCCTTCTGTAAAACCTACACGATGGACAAGCAGCCGCTCAACACCGGGGAGCAGAAGGACATGACGGAGTTCTTCACCGACCTCATCACCAAGATCGAGGAGATGTCGCAGGAGCTG AAGAACACGGTGAAGACTTTGTTTGGAGGCGTCATCACCAACAACGTCGTCTCTCTG GACTGTGACCACGTCAGTCAGACTGCAGAGGAGTTTTACACCGTCAGATGTCAAGTGGCCGACATGAAGAACATCTAC GAATCTCTGGACGAGGTGACCATCAAGGACACTCTGGAGGGCGACAACATGTACACCTGCTCCCAGTGTGGCAAGAAGGTCCGCGCAGAGAAAAG GGCGTGTTTCAAGAAGCTGCCGCGGATCCTGAGTTTCAACACCATGAGATACACCTTCAACATGGTGACGATGATGAAGGAGAAGGTCAACACGCACTTTTCTTTCCCGCTGCGCCTCGACATGACGCCCTACACCGAGGACTTCCTCATGGGCAAAGGGGAGCGCAAAGAGG GTTTTCGGGAAGAGGGAGAAGCAAAAGTGACGGAGAGCTACGAGTACGACCTCATCGGCGTCACGGTGCACACGGGCACGGCAGACGGCGGCCATTACTACAGCTTCATTAGAGACATCGTCAACCCACATGCCTACAAGAACAACAAGTG GTACCTGTTCAACGATGCGGAGGTGAAGCCCTTCGACTCGGCCCAGCTGGCCTCCGAGTGCTTCGGGGGGGAAATGACG ACTAAAACCTACGACTCCGTAACGGACAAGTTCATGGATTTCTCTTTCGAGAAG ACGCACAGCGCCTACATGCTCTTCTATAagagggtggagctggaggaggagaacggGAAGGACTTCAGTTTTGACGTCTCTCCTGATCTGCTGGAG TGGATTTGGCACGACAACATGCAGTTTCTCCaggataaaaatatatttgaacacaCGTACTTTGG TTTCATGTGGCAGCTCTGCAGTAGCATCCCCAGCACGCTACCCGACCCTAAAGCCGTCTCCCTCATGACCGCGAAG cTCAGCACATCATTTGTCCTCGAGACTTTCATTCACTCCAAGGAGAAG CCCACGATGCTGCAGTGGATCGAACTCCTGACCAAACAGTTCAACAACAGCCAGGCCGCCTGCGAG TGGTTTTTGGATCGGATGGCTGATGACAACTGGTGGCCGATGCAGATCCTCATAAAGTGTCCCAATCAGATAGTCCGACAG ATGTTCCAGAGGTTGTGTATTCATGTCATCCAGAGGCTGCGTCCGGTTCACGCTCACCTCTACCTGCAGCCCGGCATGGAGGACGG CTCCGACGACATGGACGGTCCGGTGGAGGACATCGGCAGCCGCTCCTGCGTCACTCGCTTCGTTAAGACCCTCCTGTCCATCATGGAGCACGGAGTCAAGCCTCACAGCAAACACCTGACGGAGTACTTCGCCTTCCTCTACGAGTTCGCCAagatgggagaggaggag AGTCAGTTCTTGTTGTCACTACAAGCCATTTCCATCATGGTGCATTTCTACATGGGAACCAAAGGTCCTGAGAAT CCTCAGGTGGAGGTGCTgtcggaggaggagggagaggaggaggacgaggaggaagacATCTTGTCTCTGGCGGAGGAGAAGTATCGTCCTGCCGCTCTGGAGAAGATGATCGCTCTCATCGCTCTGCTGGTGGAGCAGTCTCGCTCTGAGAG ACACCTGACTCTGTCGCAGAGCGACATGGCGGCGCTGACCGGAGGGAAAGGCTTCCCCTTCCTCTTCCAGCACATCAGAGACGGCATCAACATCAGGCAGACCTGCAACCTCATCTTCAGCCTCTGTCGCTATAACAACCGTCTAGCCGAGCAC ATCGTGTCGATGCTCTTCACCTCCATCGCGAAGCTGACTCCTGAG GCTGCTAATCCTTTCTTCAAGCTGCTGACGATGCTGATGGAGTTTGCGGGCGGACCTCCGGGGATGCCCTCCTTCGCCTCCTACATCCTCCAGAGGATCTGGGAG GTGATCGAGTACAACCCGTCCCAGTGTCTGGACTGGCTGGCGGTCCAAACTCCCAGGAACAAACTGGCGCACAGCTGGGTgctgcagaacatggagaactgGGTGGAGCGCTTCCTGCTGGCACACAACTACCCCCGAGTCCGCACAT CGGCGGCGTACCTCCTCGTCTCCCTCATCCCCAGCAACTCTTTCCGTCAGATGTTTCGCTCCACGCGCTCGCTCCACCTGCCGACCCGCGAGCTGCCGCTGTCGCCCGACACCACCGTGGTGCTCCACCAGGTGTACAACCTGCTGCTGGGGCTGCTGGGACGCGCCAAGCTGTACGTGGACGCCAGCGTTCACGGCACCACCAAGCTGGTGCAGTACTTCAGCTTCATGACCTACTGCCTCATCTCCAAGACGGAGAAGCTCATGTTCTCCGGATACTTCATGGACCTGTGGAACCTCTTCCAg cCCAAACTGTCGGAGCCGGCCATCGCCACCAACCACAACAAGCAGGCGCTGCTCTCCTTCTGGTACAACATGTGTGTGGATTGTCCGGAGAACGTCCGCCTGGTGGTGCAGAACCCCGTGGTGACCAAGAACATCGCCTTCAACTACATCCTGGCCGACCACGACGACCAGGAGGTGGTGCTCTTCAACCGCGGCATGCTGCCCGCCTACTACGGCATCCTGCGCATGTGCTGCGAGCAGTCGCCCGCCTTCACCCGCCAGCTCGCCTCGCACCAGAACATCCAGTGGGCCTTCAAGAACCTGACGCCACACGCCAGCCAGTACCCCGGC gcggTGGAGGAGCTGTTCAACCTGATGCAGCTGTTTGTGGCGCAGCGAGCCGacatgagagaagaagagctggaGGACGTGAAACAGTTCAAGAAAACCACCATCAGCTGCTACCTGCGCTGCCTGGACGGACGCTCCTGCTGGACCACGCTCATCAG TGCCTTCAGGGTTCTGCTGGAGAACGACGAGGACCGACTGCTGGTGGTCTTCAACAGAGGACTCATCCTCATGACTGAG TCCTTCAACACGCTGCACATGATGTACCACGAGGCCACGGCGTGTCACGTCACAGGAGATCTGGTGGAGCTgctctccatcttcctctccGTCCTCAAAGCCACCCGGCCGTACCTGCAGCGCAAAG ATGTGAAGCAGGCTCTGATCCAGTGGCAGGAGAGGATCGACTTCGCCCACAAGCTGCTCACACTCCTCAACTCCTACAGCCCGCCTGAGCTCCGCAACGCCTGCctgg ACGTTCTGAAGGAGCTCGTTCTGCTGAGTCCTCACGACTTCCTGCACACTCTGGTTCCCTTCCTGCAGCACAACCACTGCACCTACCACCACAGCAACATCCCCA TGTCGTTCGGTCCTTACCTGCCCTGCCGCGAGAACATCAAGCTGATGGGAGCCAAGAACAACATCCGACCTCCGAGACCCGAGCTCAACATGTGT CTGCTGCCGTCCATGGTGGAGAGCAGCAAG ggtaaAGACGAGGTGTACGACCGGATGCTGCTGGATTACTTCCTGTCCTACCACCAGTTCAGTCACCTGCTGTGTCGCGTCGCCATCAACTGCGAGAAATTTACAGAAACACTCGTCAAACTGa GTGTATTGATTGCGTATGAAGGACTTCCTCTTCACCTCGCCATCTTCCCCAAACTGTGGACGGAGCTCTGCCAGTCTCAG TCTGTTCTGGCGAAGACGtgtgtgaagctgctgtgtgaggACCCGGCCTTCAGCGAGTACATCAAGTGTATCCTGATGGACGAGAGGACGTTCCTCAACAACAACGTGGCGTACTCCTTCCTCACCTGCTTCCTGCACAAG gtccaGGTGCTGTCCGGTCCCAGCTGCTCCAACCTGATTGGTGTTCTGGTGACGAACCTGCTGAGTGAACAGAGCAGCCTGCAGCCCGAACTGGCAGCTCACCGCCTGGAGCTCAGCAAGACCAGCGGCCTGCTGAACGCC GAGCTGAGGGCGTTGGTGTTGCTGCTGTCCGTCCAGCCGCCGCAGGCCGTCGACCCGGCGCTCTGCCCCgccctgcaggagctgctgggTCGCTGTCGTGTTTGTGTCCAGCAGCGCAGCGCTCTGGAGCTCGAGGCCAAGGACCACAAGGCCAAAG CGGAGGACGAAGGGGCGACTCCGGTGAAGCGGCGGAGGGTGAGCTGTGATGACGACAGAGCCGGTGACGCAGCGGTGGCCTCCACGTCTTCGGCGCTCCCGCCCTGCAGCGAGCAGAAGCCGGACCACCAGGAGGCGCTGACGCCCACCAGCACCTCGGACACGGAGACACGAGACTCGTCCTCGCTGATCGACCCGGGCACCGAGCAGGACCCGCCCTCTCCGGACCCCGGACACGCCTCCTCGGGAAACCTGGACTCTTCCCCTAAAGAGGAGAAAATGGAGGCGTCTTCATCGTCCTCTTCctcgttctcctcctcctcgtcctccctgCTGCAGGAGGCGGGGGAGGGGTTTGTGCAGGGGGAGGAGCCTGACCTGCCGCGACACGTGGCGGCAGGTGAGGATGAAGAGGTGGAGCAgcgggagggggggaggggcgAGGCGACGTCTGCCCAGTCAGAGGAGGTGCAGGTAGAGAAGGAGGCGGGCTCTAAGAACAGCGGCAGCTCGGTCCCGCCTCTCTCGGAGGACGCCGCCTACCCATCATCCCTTGGGCTGGTGGGGGAGGGGCCAGAGGGCTGCAGTAGCCacgcctcctcctcttcctcacaggCGTTTCCCAGCGCCGGCTCCCCACCTGACATGCTGGACATGCTGTACAGGACGGTGGAAGCCACCATCGCCATAGTTACCAAACTGTCTGTTAAAGGCCCGCCCTCTTCATGA